The following are from one region of the Stigmatella ashevillena genome:
- a CDS encoding long-chain-fatty-acid--CoA ligase — protein MLEHYDAVATLADIPGLHARATPEHTALIADGRHVSYAALEERSNRVANALIAEGLPRQSRVAMLGTDSESAYELLLGCAKAGMVMLSINWRLEEREIAYIVQDSEAELLFITPEVAPMVESFLPSCPRLKRIIVLDGSSERYPVYPAWRDAHSEQHVAGRVDKDQAVVQVYTSGTSGRPKGVVLSHGCFLDVIREVVRSGDELIHWRNGDITLLALPTFHVGGLWFGVHGLVNGATNVIMKAFTGAAALELIEKYTITKVAFVPAMIRFMLSEPGSRTANLSSVDQLVYGGSPMPRPLLERAQGLFKCRFTQNYGLSETTNMAVFLPSAEHLDPANPRLKSAGRPLRGVSVRILGPDGSSLPPGQVGEIAFKTAGHMLEYWKLPEETRKTLVDGWLHTGDAGYVDEDGFVYVTDRIKDLIISAGENIYPAELERILVQHEELADVAVIGIPDDRWGELPIAIVVRRPGSTVTKADVMAFARKHLASFKMLRTVEFVDVLPRNPSGKVLKRVLREPYWAGREKRVN, from the coding sequence ATGCTGGAGCACTACGACGCCGTCGCGACCCTGGCCGACATCCCGGGCCTCCATGCACGCGCGACCCCTGAACACACCGCGCTCATCGCCGACGGGCGCCACGTTTCGTACGCCGCCCTGGAGGAGCGCAGCAACCGCGTCGCGAACGCGCTCATCGCCGAAGGGCTCCCGCGTCAGTCACGCGTCGCGATGCTAGGGACGGACAGCGAGTCCGCGTACGAGCTGCTCCTTGGGTGTGCGAAGGCCGGGATGGTGATGCTCAGCATCAACTGGCGGCTCGAGGAGAGAGAGATCGCCTACATCGTCCAGGACTCGGAGGCCGAGTTGCTGTTCATCACCCCGGAGGTGGCACCCATGGTGGAGTCCTTCCTGCCATCGTGCCCCCGGCTGAAGCGCATCATCGTGCTCGATGGGTCCTCCGAGCGTTACCCGGTCTACCCAGCCTGGCGCGATGCGCACTCCGAACAGCACGTGGCGGGCCGGGTCGACAAGGATCAGGCGGTCGTGCAGGTCTACACCAGCGGCACCAGTGGGAGGCCCAAGGGCGTGGTGCTGTCGCATGGATGTTTCCTCGACGTCATTCGCGAGGTCGTGCGCTCCGGTGACGAGCTGATCCACTGGAGGAACGGCGACATCACGCTGCTCGCGCTGCCCACGTTCCACGTCGGGGGTCTGTGGTTCGGGGTCCACGGCCTGGTCAACGGCGCGACGAACGTGATCATGAAGGCGTTCACCGGCGCCGCCGCGCTTGAGCTCATCGAAAAGTACACCATCACCAAGGTCGCCTTCGTCCCAGCGATGATCCGCTTCATGTTGTCGGAGCCGGGCAGCCGGACCGCGAACCTGTCTTCGGTCGACCAACTGGTGTACGGCGGATCGCCCATGCCCCGTCCGCTCCTCGAGCGTGCACAAGGGCTCTTCAAGTGCCGCTTCACGCAGAACTACGGCCTGTCCGAGACCACCAACATGGCGGTGTTCCTGCCCTCGGCGGAGCACCTGGACCCGGCCAACCCGCGGCTCAAGTCGGCGGGTCGGCCGCTGCGGGGCGTGTCTGTGCGGATCCTCGGCCCGGATGGAAGCAGCCTGCCTCCCGGGCAGGTCGGAGAGATCGCGTTCAAGACGGCGGGGCACATGCTCGAGTACTGGAAGCTCCCCGAGGAAACCCGCAAGACGCTCGTGGATGGTTGGCTCCACACGGGTGACGCTGGATACGTGGACGAGGACGGCTTCGTCTACGTCACCGACCGCATCAAGGATCTGATCATCTCCGCCGGTGAGAACATCTATCCCGCGGAACTCGAGCGCATCCTCGTCCAGCACGAGGAGCTCGCGGACGTGGCCGTGATTGGAATCCCCGACGACCGTTGGGGAGAGCTGCCGATCGCGATCGTGGTGCGGCGCCCCGGTTCGACGGTCACCAAAGCCGACGTCATGGCGTTCGCGCGCAAGCATCTCGCGAGCTTCAAGATGCTGCGAACAGTGGAGTTCGTCGATGTGCTGCCGAGAAACCCGAGCGGCAAGGTGCTGAAGCGCGTCCTGCGCGAGCCGTACTGGGCAGGCCGAGAGAAGCGCGTCAACTGA